The Scyliorhinus torazame isolate Kashiwa2021f chromosome 17, sScyTor2.1, whole genome shotgun sequence genome includes a window with the following:
- the LOC140393919 gene encoding olfactomedin-like protein 3, which yields MMGTLTQYLAVLSAIVLTVQSQSTFTEYIERRLSAFEDRIAVWYDQTQRYSSEYREFKNQILALVDGLDKEREEQRRSLELATSRIERVEREMDYLETRNPAPACVEVDDKLIGKNADKASKQKKPKQVKLADCREMIASIKAMKIVKKLETTSGLWTKDLMSDSEKVYIFDGVGNDTIYEFARLRDLTDFSGLVKAKKIKLPYPWAGTGHLVYKGFLYYIRNEPEFQLIKFDLKNRTVADSAMFPAEQQIPVYSLSPFNFIDLAADEQGLWAMYATRENEKHICLARLDPKTLDIEQMWDTPCPIENAENAFVICGTLYVVYNSKLRSRSRIQCVYDVNGIVTNELAPLVYFPKRYGTHSSIKYSPRENYLYAWDDGYQIIYRLAMKQKSEL from the exons GATCGGATAGCTGTCTGGTATGATCAGACGCAGAGGTACTCCTCAGAATACAGAGAATTCAAAAACCAGATTCTTGCTCTTGTGGATGGCTTGGATAAGGAAAGGGAAGAGCAAAGGCGCAGCCTTGAACTGGCAACTTCTCGTATCGAACGTGTCGAGCGAGAGATGGACTACCTAGAGACCAGAAATCCAGCACCAGCCTGCGTGGAGGTAGATGACAAGTTGATTGGGAAAAATGCTGATAAAGCTTCGAAACAGAAGAAACCTAAGCAAGTCAAGTTGGCAG ATTGCAGAGAAATGATTGCCAGCATTAAAGCAATGAAAATAGTTAAGAAGCTGGAGACTACTTCTGGCCTATGGACCAAGGACCTCATGTCAGATTCTGAGAAGGTCTATATCTTTGACGGTGTAGGTAACGACACAATCTATGAATTCGCCAGGTTAAGGGACCTCACCGACTTCTCTGGCTTGGTGAAAGCAAAGAAAATTAAACTGCCTTACCCATGGGCTGGCACAGGCCACCTGGTATACAAAGGCTTCCTGTATTACATTAGAAATGAGCCCGAGTTCCAACTGATCAAATTTGACCTGAAGAACCGGACAGTGGCAGACAGTGCCATGTTCCCTGCCGAGCAGCAGATCCCAGTGTACAGCCTCTCACCGTTCAACTTCATTGACCTGGCCGCAGACGAGCAAGGATTGTGGGCCATGTATGCCACCCGAGAGAATGAGAAGCACATCTGCCTTGCGAGGTTGGATCCCAAGACGCTGGATATCGAGCAGATGTGGGATACACCGTGCCCCATAGAGAATGCCGAGAACGCCTTTGTCATCTGTGGTACACTTTACGTGGTGTACAACAGCAAGCTCCGCAGCCGCTCACGGATCCAGTGTGTGTACGACGTCAATGGCATAGTGACCAATGAGCTAGCACCTTTGGTGTACTTCCCCAAACGATATGGGACGCACTCCAGTATCAAATACAGCCCAAGAGAAAATTACCTCTATGCCTGGGACGATGGGTACCAAATAATATATAGGTTGGCAATGAAACAGAAATCCGAACTGTAA